CTGCGGATCTCCTGGCGCGAGAGTCGACTACTGCCGAATGTGGTCAACGACAAGAACACCAACGGCACCAACGACTGGGGCCTTTTCCAACTGAACGACGGCGGAACGTTGCAATACGCCGGTGGGACCCCAGGAACCTCCGCGCTCAAGCCCACGTGGAATGTCCGAGCGGCCGCCCGACTTATTGCAGATGTGGGCTGGGGGCCCTGGGGTGGAATGCTCACCGAGTAGTTGGCTCACCCTGCTAAGCCATCTCAACCACGACGTCCAGTGACATAGAACAATTCGTCGATGGTGTCATGAACTCCGAGGCTAGTCGTGTGAGAAAGCCATCGGCCGAATGTACGGTGACACGCTAATCCTCGGCGCGGCCCTCACGTTTGGCTCGATCCGCTGCCTCTTTCTTCGCCATCTCCGCTAACGTAGGTGCACCGCCACCGAAGCGCGCTGGCCACCACCAGGTGTCAGGCTCGGGTGCCGGGTAGCGCCGAATGGTGTCGTCGTACAAAATCTGCATCTGCGCCTTCAACTGAGCAGTCGCTACTTCCGGCTCGTCCGACGACGAAAACGACAGCGGCTCACCGACGGTCAGCGCCAGCGTGGCCTTGCGTTCCATTTCACGTTTGTGTCCCTTGGTCCACAGTCGCTGCCCACCAAAGGTGATCATGGGCACGATGGGCACTCCCGCCTCGGCAGCCATCCGCACCGCACCGGTTTTAAAGTTTTTGAGTTCGAAGGATTGGCTGATGGTGGCCTCTGGGAAGACTCCGACGACCTCCCCTTGCCGCAACCAATCCACCGCGTTATCCAACGAACTGGCCCCGGACGAGCGATCAACTGGGATGTGATGCATAGACCGCATCAACGGCCCACTGACTTTGTTGTCGAAGACCGACTTCTTTGCCATAAATCGAACTAGTCGATGACTGGGCCTGGCAGCGTAGCCGCAGAAAATGAAGTCGAAGTAGGAGACGTGGTTGCTGGCGAGTACCACGCCGCCCTTGCGGGGCAGGTTATTAGCACCGGTCGTCATGAACTTCAATCGCAAGGCTTTAAAGAAGCCGTACCCAGTCATGACGATCGGCGGATACGTGATGTCGAGCATGACTCCGACGTTAGCGGAGCGAGTGCCTCGGCACTCGCTGACCGGCAGTCAAGGTCCACAACACTTACCCGAGCGAAGTCCGGGTGGGGCTGACATCTAGGCTGCGGCTATGGAAAAACCAGAGGTTGATATGCCCGAGGGTGCTGCGCCCACCGAACTCGTTATCCGCGACATCACCGTTGGCGAGGGTAAAGAGGCTGTCCCCGGCGCTACCGTCGAAGTTCATTACGTCGGTGTGGAATTCGATAGCGGCGAGGAGTTCGACTCATCCTGGAACCGAGGCGAATCCATCTCCTTCCCGCTGCAGGGATTGATCCAAGGCTGGCAGGAGGGTATCCCCGGCATGAAGGTCGGTGGCAGGCGCGAACT
The genomic region above belongs to Actinomycetes bacterium and contains:
- a CDS encoding FKBP-type peptidyl-prolyl cis-trans isomerase; amino-acid sequence: MEKPEVDMPEGAAPTELVIRDITVGEGKEAVPGATVEVHYVGVEFDSGEEFDSSWNRGESISFPLQGLIQGWQEGIPGMKVGGRRELVIPPALAYGESGFHRLAGKTLIFIIDLIDVQ
- a CDS encoding 1-acyl-sn-glycerol-3-phosphate acyltransferase yields the protein MLDITYPPIVMTGYGFFKALRLKFMTTGANNLPRKGGVVLASNHVSYFDFIFCGYAARPSHRLVRFMAKKSVFDNKVSGPLMRSMHHIPVDRSSGASSLDNAVDWLRQGEVVGVFPEATISQSFELKNFKTGAVRMAAEAGVPIVPMITFGGQRLWTKGHKREMERKATLALTVGEPLSFSSSDEPEVATAQLKAQMQILYDDTIRRYPAPEPDTWWWPARFGGGAPTLAEMAKKEAADRAKREGRAED